The Lactuca sativa cultivar Salinas chromosome 2, Lsat_Salinas_v11, whole genome shotgun sequence genome includes a window with the following:
- the LOC111917863 gene encoding receptor protein kinase CLAVATA1, which yields MKNKLPVVLHLFFFFFFFFFILLHSSNGFSDLDALLKLKQSMAVAPERSGLDDWVAPLPNSIVSNSHCSFSGVTCDENSRVTSLIISNVALNGSIPPEIGVLNKLVNLTLTSNGLTGELPVEMCNLTSIRFINFSTNAITGEFPGEIVAAMAELEVFDVYNNNFSGMLPLEFVKLKNLKKLFLGGNFFSGEIPEDYSEFQSLQSLGLQGNALTGRIPWSLSRLSTLEELCLGYFNSYDGGIPPEFGSFKSLKLLDIGGCDLSGEIPESLGNLKMLHTLFLQFNNLTGEIPPDLSGLVSLKSLDLSSNNLTGGIPESFSELKNLTLLNLFLNHLSGPIPPFIGDLPNLEVLQLWTNNFTFSLPPNLGSNGKLLILDVDGNHLTGTIPQDLCKGGKLQILVLMVNYFFGPLPEKLGDCKSLTKIRIMNNFFNGTIPAGVFNLPELTMLELDNNYFSGELPAEMYSESLQIVSISNNRLTGIIPPAIGGLVNITKLSLQSNNLIGGIPYEMFNLKRLYAINFSDNNLTGEIPADIGNCSDLTSLDLSRNELHGEFPRGILSLSSLNILNVSRNKLIGEIPAKLGHMKSLTVLDLSYNQFSGRVPSDGQLKDFNDTVFAGNPKLCSPHLPHCESITNHKHHSVSLNKSKLFLSIFIPITITFSILIFFLLIKQKNKILKSKSWKLTTFQRLDFKAEDVIVCLKDENIIGKGGAGIVYRGSMPNGIDVAIKRLMGRNHGFEAEIQTLGTIKHRNIVRLLGYVCNRDTNLLLYEFMSHGSLGEILHGPKGAHLQWETRYKIAIEAAKGLCYLHHDCSPLIIHRDVKSNNILLDSDYEAHVADFGLAKFLRDAGGSECMSSIAGSYGYIAPEYAYTLKVDEKSDVYSFGVVLLELISGKKPVGEFGDGVDIVRWVRDTISEIPPPPETAVVVAVVDCRLKGYVLESVVDMFKIAMMCVEEESTRRPNMREVVQMLTNGNL from the exons ATGAAGAACAAACTTCCTGTTGTTCTTcaccttttcttcttcttcttcttcttcttcttcattctctTACATTCGTCAAATGGATTTTCAGATCTTGATGCACTCTTGAAGCTCAAACAATCAATGGCTGTAGCACCAGAAAGGTCCGGATTAGACGACTGGGTAGCACCTCTACCTAATTCCATTGTTTCCAATTCTCATTGTTCGTTTTCAGGAGTTACGTGTGACGAGAATTCACGTGTAACGTCGTTGATCATCTCGAACGTTGCTTTGAACGGTAGTATTCCGCCGGAGATTGGGGTTTTGAACAAGCTTGTTAATCTCACGCTTACATCTAATGGACTCACCGGTGAACTTCCTGTGGAGATGTGTAATCTGACTTCGATTAGGTTTATCAACTTCTCGACTAATGCGATTACTGGCGAGTTTCCTGGTGAGATCGTGGCGGCGATGGCGGAGCTTGAAGTGTTCGATGTTTATAACAATAATTTCAGCGGGATGCTGCCGTTGGAGTTTGTGAAGTtgaagaatctgaaaaagcttttTCTCGGAGGTAATTTCTTCAGCGGTGAGATTCCGGAGGATTACTCGGAGTTTCAGAGTCTACAGAGCTTAGGATTGCAAGGTAACGCACTCACCGGTAGGATTCCGTGGAGTTTATCAAGGTTATCGACGCTTGAGGAGCTTTGTCTAGGCTATTTCAATAGCTACGACGGCGGAATTCCGCCGGAGTTCGGTTCGTTTAAATCGTTAAAATTACTCGACATCGGAGGTTGTGATCTCTCCGGCGAGATTCCGGAGAGCCTTGGGAATTTGAAGATGTTACACACTCTGTTTCTTCAGTTCAACAATTTAACCGGCGAAATTCCACCGGACCTGTCAGGATTAGTCAGTTTGAAGTCACTTGATCTCTCAAGCAATAATCTCACCGGCGGTATACCGGAGAGTTTCTCggaactgaagaacttgacgttGCTGAATCTGTTTCTCAACCATCTCTCTGGCCCTATTCCGCCGTTCATCGGAGATCTCCCGAATCTGGAGGTGCTTCAGTTATGGACGAACAACTTCACCTTTTCCCTCCCGCCGAATCTCGGTAGCAACGGCAAACTTCTCATACTAGACGTCGACGGCAACCACCTCACCGGAACCATTCCACAAGATTTATGCAAAGGAG GAAAGCTACAAATATTGGTTCTGATGGTAAATTACTTCTTTGGGCCGCTACCGGAGAAACTTGGCGACTGCAAATCGTTAACAAAGATTCGAATCATGAACAATTTCTTCAACGGAACTATTCCGGCCGGCGTATTCAACTTGCCGGAACTCACCATGCTTGAGCTTGACAACAACTATTTCAGCGGGGAGCTTCCGGCGGAAATGTACAGCGAATCTCTTCAAATCGTTTCAATTTCAAACAACCGGCTCACCGGAATAATACCTCCGGCGATTGGTGGTTTGGTGAATATAACAAAACTTTCTCTACAATCCAACAATTTAATCGGTGGAATCCCGTATGAGATGTTTAATTTGAAGAGATTGTATGCGATTAACTTCAGCGACAACAATCTAACCGGCGAGATTCCGGCGGATATTGGAAACTGCTCCGATCTAACTTCATTAGATTTAAGCCGGAATGAATTGCACGGAGAATTTCCGAGAGGGATTCTCAGTTTATCAAGCTTAAACATTCTCAACGTCTCCCGGAACAAACTAATCGGTGAGATTCCGGCGAAATTAGGTCACATGAAAAGCTTAACGGTTTTAGATCTTTCCTACAACCAATTCTCCGGCAGAGTCCCCTCCGATGGCCAACTAAAAGACTTCAACGACACAGTCTTCGCCGGAAACCCTAAACTGTGTTCACCTCACCTCCCTCACTGCGAATCCATAACAAATCACAAACATCATTCCGTTTCCCTCAACAAATCAaaactcttcctctccatcttcATCCCAATCACGATAACATTCTCGATTCTAATCTTCTTCCTTCTAATCAAACAGAAGAACAAGATCCTAAAATCAAAATCATGGAAACTAACGACTTTTCAAAGGCTAGATTTCAAAGCAGAAGACGTTATCGTATGTTTAAAAGACGAAAACATAATCGGAAAAGGAGGTGCCGGAATCGTCTACCGAGGATCAATGCCAAACGGAATCGACGTCGCAATCAAACGATTAATGGGAAGAAACCACGGATTCGAAGCAGAAATCCAAACATTAGGAACAATCAAACATCGAAACATCGTGAGATTACTGGGGTACGTTTGCAATCGTGACACCAATCTTCTTCTCTACGAGTTCATGTCTCATGGAAGTTTAGGCGAGATTTTGCATGGGCCAAAAGGTGCCCATTTGCAATGGGAAACGAGGTATAAGATTGCGATTGAAGCTGCTAAAGGATTGTGTTATCTTCATCATGATTGTTCGCCTTTGATTATTCATCGAGATGTGAAATCgaataatatattgttggattcgGATTATGAAGCTCATGTTGCTGATTTTGGATTGGCTAAGTTCTTGAGGGATGCTGGTGGATCCGAATGCATGTCTTCTATTGCTGGATCGTATGGATATATTGCACCAG AATACGCCTACACACTAAAAGTCGACGAAAAAAGCGACGTGTATAGTTTCGGCGTCGTTCTTCTGGAACTAATATCCGGGAAAAAGCCAGTAGGGGAGTTTGGCGACGGAGTAGACATTGTGAGGTGGGTGAGAGACACAATCTCCGAGATCCCTCCGCCGCCGGAAACCGccgtggtggtggcggtggtggattGTAGGTTGAAGGGGTATGttttggaaagtgttgtggatatgTTTAAGATTGCGATGATGTGTGTGGAGGAAGAGAGTACACGTCGGCCTAATATGAGGGAAGTTGTTCAGATGTTGACGAATGGGAATTTGTAA